Proteins co-encoded in one Campylobacter ornithocola genomic window:
- a CDS encoding tetratricopeptide repeat protein, whose protein sequence is MYRSLLSLIIVFILTSLALAKNEDKILQALIYEEHGQFQKACDIYTNLFHENNESIYLQKALLLALSANLKQKDELLKASKDFLEHTAIARLNALYFFEIGDYKQAEAILYKLIKEEQDYRNYEILGDIFAKKALYTKALEQYNLAYKLFEHENLLLKIVEINIKNKNINQAKNALEEFVKNSHCTLKTCTLLLKIYQEQKDYKASIQTLKKLYKLNNDIKYIYAIIELLVQEKNYTQALNLTQKYNIDPDTKIFLYTQTKDYKKAYEIALKHYELSKDKKYLSMAGVLEFEIHMDPKSKKVTDPKILASIMKKFEQSVDVRSDALYQNYYGYALIEYDIDIAKGIELVGWALEQEPQNLYYLDSLAWGYYKLKDCKKAYEIFQKTLHDKEFSSSDESKEHLKAIEKCLKQ, encoded by the coding sequence ATGTATAGGAGTTTGCTTTCACTAATTATAGTTTTTATTCTAACAAGTCTAGCTTTAGCTAAAAATGAAGATAAAATCTTACAAGCGCTTATTTATGAAGAACATGGACAATTTCAAAAAGCATGTGATATTTATACAAATTTATTTCATGAAAACAATGAAAGTATTTATTTACAAAAGGCTTTACTTTTAGCTTTAAGTGCTAATTTAAAACAAAAAGATGAACTTTTAAAAGCTTCCAAAGACTTTTTGGAACACACAGCCATTGCAAGATTAAATGCTTTATATTTTTTCGAAATAGGAGATTATAAACAAGCTGAAGCTATACTTTATAAACTTATCAAAGAAGAACAAGACTATAGAAATTATGAAATACTAGGTGATATTTTTGCTAAAAAAGCTTTATATACCAAAGCTTTAGAGCAATACAATCTTGCTTACAAACTCTTTGAACATGAAAATTTACTACTTAAAATAGTTGAAATTAATATCAAAAATAAAAATATCAATCAAGCCAAAAATGCCTTAGAAGAATTTGTAAAAAACTCACATTGCACTCTTAAAACATGCACTCTACTTTTAAAAATTTATCAAGAGCAAAAAGATTACAAAGCGAGTATTCAAACCCTTAAAAAATTATACAAACTCAACAATGATATTAAATACATATATGCCATAATAGAATTACTAGTACAAGAAAAAAATTATACTCAGGCTCTAAATTTAACCCAAAAATATAACATAGATCCTGATACCAAAATTTTCTTATACACACAAACAAAAGACTATAAAAAGGCTTATGAAATAGCTTTAAAACATTATGAACTTAGCAAAGATAAAAAATATCTTTCTATGGCAGGTGTTTTAGAATTTGAAATTCATATGGATCCTAAAAGTAAAAAAGTCACGGACCCAAAAATTCTAGCCTCTATCATGAAAAAATTTGAACAAAGCGTAGATGTGCGCAGTGATGCTTTATATCAAAACTACTATGGCTATGCTTTAATTGAATATGATATTGATATAGCCAAAGGTATAGAGCTAGTAGGCTGGGCGCTTGAACAAGAACCACAAAATCTTTACTATCTAGACTCTTTAGCCTGGGGATATTACAAGCTTAAAGACTGTAAAAAAGCTTATGAAATTTTTCAAAAAACACTGCATGATAAAGAATTTTCAAGCTCAGATGAAAGCAAAGAGCATTTAAAGGCCATCGAAAAATGTTTAAAACAATAG
- the pdxA gene encoding 4-hydroxythreonine-4-phosphate dehydrogenase yields MKKIAISVGDLNGIGMQILLACHDELVKICEPYYFVHYELFQKANNLLKITPKSKINLVEISYASKPQFTFKEKKENFLIYDFSYQATKIIDFDFELNPANLDAKSGTYSFLSFEGASYCSNLFLDALVTLPINKKTWQMAGVNYKGHTEALRDFFKQDAIMMLGCDELFVALYTEHIALREVYKQIKALKLAKFLINFYQCTLFEKIGVLSFNPHASDNGVIGGEEEKEIKKAIRMANVFLKDCVLNLQNLENEDFLSQKEKELSRKENIFLSEPLVADSAFTPFALSKCKYLVSMYHDLALAPLKALYFDKSINVSLNLPIIRTSVDHGTAYDRAYKNEKINLQSYIQAVKSALQFLKIKEKTK; encoded by the coding sequence ATGAAAAAAATTGCTATTAGCGTAGGGGATTTAAATGGCATAGGTATGCAAATTTTATTAGCTTGTCATGATGAGCTAGTAAAAATTTGCGAGCCTTATTATTTTGTACATTATGAATTGTTTCAAAAAGCGAATAATCTTTTAAAAATAACCCCTAAATCTAAAATCAATTTGGTTGAAATTTCTTATGCCTCAAAGCCACAATTTACCTTTAAAGAGAAAAAAGAAAATTTTTTAATTTATGATTTTTCATATCAAGCTACTAAAATTATTGATTTTGATTTTGAGTTAAATCCTGCAAATTTAGATGCCAAAAGCGGGACTTATTCTTTTTTAAGTTTTGAAGGGGCTAGTTATTGTTCGAATTTATTTTTAGATGCTTTAGTAACTTTACCGATTAATAAAAAAACTTGGCAAATGGCAGGAGTAAATTATAAAGGTCACACAGAAGCATTAAGAGATTTTTTTAAACAAGACGCTATTATGATGCTAGGGTGTGATGAGCTTTTTGTGGCTTTATATACTGAGCATATAGCTTTACGAGAGGTTTATAAGCAAATTAAGGCTTTAAAATTAGCTAAATTTTTGATTAATTTTTATCAATGCACTTTATTTGAAAAAATTGGAGTTTTAAGTTTTAATCCTCATGCAAGTGATAATGGTGTAATAGGTGGAGAAGAAGAGAAAGAAATAAAAAAAGCTATAAGAATGGCAAATGTATTTTTAAAAGATTGTGTATTAAATTTGCAAAATTTAGAAAATGAAGACTTTTTGAGTCAAAAAGAAAAAGAACTTTCTCGCAAGGAAAATATTTTTTTAAGTGAGCCTTTGGTTGCTGATAGTGCTTTTACTCCTTTTGCACTAAGTAAATGCAAGTACTTAGTCAGTATGTATCATGATTTAGCTTTAGCACCTTTGAAAGCTTTGTATTTTGACAAAAGCATTAATGTGAGTTTAAATTTACCCATAATTCGCACTAGCGTTGATCATGGGACAGCTTATGATAGGGCTTATAAGAATGAAAAAATTAATTTGCAAAGTTATATTCAGGCGGTGAAATCTGCTTTACAATTTTTAAAAATCAAAGAAAAAACTAAGTAA
- a CDS encoding DNA/RNA non-specific endonuclease produces MKKILTLCALALSSFAYTQYELHPSFKEYFKDCSLLMDKYYYINCYDYNYKGTKAIAYKLEAKILNQGHIKKRPKFSEDTNIPKKYRTYWEDYLRSGYTRGHVVPNQSMNATTQAQLSTFLMSNITPQKKDINAEIWNEIEQRERYLAKKNKELEVLNLVLYDDKPKRIKNNIAIPNFYVKILKTKNFSECYKVPNNDNFARFDRNYFKEDCRKYIKY; encoded by the coding sequence ATGAAAAAAATTCTAACACTTTGTGCTTTAGCTTTAAGTTCTTTTGCCTATACTCAATATGAACTACACCCTAGCTTTAAAGAGTATTTTAAAGATTGCTCTTTATTGATGGATAAATATTATTATATTAATTGTTATGATTATAATTATAAAGGAACTAAGGCTATTGCTTATAAATTAGAAGCTAAAATTTTAAACCAAGGACACATTAAAAAACGCCCAAAATTTTCAGAAGATACTAACATACCTAAAAAGTATAGAACTTATTGGGAAGATTATCTAAGAAGTGGCTATACAAGAGGACATGTCGTGCCAAATCAATCCATGAATGCAACCACACAAGCCCAACTTAGCACTTTTTTAATGAGCAATATCACTCCGCAAAAAAAAGATATCAATGCTGAAATTTGGAATGAAATCGAGCAAAGAGAAAGATATTTAGCAAAGAAAAATAAAGAACTAGAAGTCTTAAATTTAGTGCTTTATGATGATAAACCAAAACGCATTAAAAACAACATTGCTATACCTAATTTTTATGTAAAAATACTCAAAACTAAAAATTTTAGCGAATGTTATAAAGTGCCAAATAATGATAATTTTGCAAGATTTGATAGAAATTATTTCAAAGAAGATTGTAGAAAATATATCAAATACTAG
- the mnmH gene encoding tRNA 2-selenouridine(34) synthase MnmH, translating to MYKEIDFENFLKFKFDLLIDARSPKEYNYAHIKSAQNYYALNDSEFEEIGTLYKKNKGLAKAKGASYICKNMSEHINMLYQNYKIGSLVGIYCARGGKRSKAIALILAELGYRVVRLKGGYKAYRSYVSEFFQKELNIEFLCLCGNTASGKTDLIQTLDNTLNLEKLANHQGSSFGKIYGEQPSQKAFEDELFYFLKDYTHKICFIEAESRQIGNLTIPLNLYNSMQKAKKIWCECDMNLRIQRVLKNYTPMDKKVFYQCVEKISPYISKDFKLKLCQNYEENNLELCVKMLFEYYDKVYKKPTKIDYFINSSNLDEAKKYLMSLNS from the coding sequence ATGTATAAAGAAATCGATTTTGAAAATTTTTTAAAATTTAAATTTGATCTTTTAATTGACGCAAGAAGTCCCAAAGAATACAACTATGCCCATATAAAATCTGCACAAAACTACTATGCATTAAATGATAGCGAATTTGAAGAAATAGGCACGCTTTATAAGAAAAACAAAGGACTAGCTAAAGCAAAGGGTGCAAGTTATATTTGCAAAAATATGAGTGAACATATTAACATGCTTTATCAAAATTATAAAATAGGCTCTTTGGTAGGAATTTATTGTGCAAGGGGTGGCAAAAGATCAAAAGCTATTGCTTTAATTTTAGCTGAGCTTGGCTATAGGGTTGTAAGATTAAAAGGTGGGTATAAGGCTTATAGGAGCTATGTGAGTGAGTTTTTTCAAAAAGAACTAAATATTGAGTTTTTATGTCTTTGTGGTAATACAGCAAGTGGCAAAACTGATTTAATCCAAACTCTAGACAATACTTTAAATTTAGAAAAACTAGCCAACCATCAAGGATCAAGCTTTGGTAAAATTTATGGAGAACAACCAAGCCAAAAAGCCTTTGAAGATGAGCTATTTTATTTTTTAAAAGATTATACTCATAAAATTTGTTTTATAGAAGCTGAAAGCAGACAAATTGGAAATTTAACCATTCCTTTAAACTTATATAATAGTATGCAAAAAGCTAAGAAAATTTGGTGTGAGTGCGATATGAATTTACGCATTCAAAGAGTATTAAAAAACTATACTCCAATGGATAAAAAAGTATTTTATCAATGTGTTGAAAAAATCTCACCTTATATTAGCAAAGATTTTAAGCTAAAACTTTGCCAAAACTATGAAGAAAACAATTTGGAGCTTTGTGTAAAAATGCTCTTTGAATATTATGATAAAGTATATAAAAAACCTACGAAAATTGATTATTTTATCAATAGTTCTAATTTAGATGAAGCTAAAAAATATCTTATGAGTTTAAACTCATAA
- a CDS encoding exopolyphosphatase, whose protein sequence is MLGIDMGSNTLRAVLMDEKFNKLKSEEFIIAAAKNMQNDTISNEAIERIFNALKILKEKNYDLSQAKAVATAAFRKAKNTEFIFEKIQKEFKLNVKLIDAKTEAKLSILGMQERLKMLKLFRKDLSYCDLGGASCEISNHNFSKSYDFGIISFYERMNFKAIKPSVYINFFKKYPQNLTRIKDEKLKIHLSPYPAHLKQLALKAFNLSKDIKLKGNFFILNSGVPTTLCAYKQNIKYKDYLEESVNGKILKRKDFFDFALKIWNLEQEKAKIYLGENRKKYLIAGSMILFALFNKQKLIVIDDGVREGVCIAHFKNIKF, encoded by the coding sequence GTGCTAGGTATTGATATGGGTTCAAATACATTAAGAGCTGTTTTAATGGATGAGAAATTTAATAAACTAAAAAGTGAAGAATTTATCATAGCAGCAGCTAAAAATATGCAAAATGATACCATTAGCAATGAAGCCATAGAAAGGATTTTTAACGCTTTAAAAATCTTAAAAGAAAAAAACTATGACTTAAGTCAAGCTAAAGCAGTCGCCACAGCTGCTTTTAGAAAAGCAAAAAATACTGAATTTATTTTTGAAAAAATTCAAAAAGAATTTAAACTCAATGTAAAATTAATCGATGCAAAAACAGAAGCAAAGTTAAGCATTTTAGGTATGCAAGAGCGTCTTAAAATGCTTAAGCTTTTTAGAAAAGATTTAAGTTATTGTGATTTAGGTGGTGCTTCTTGTGAAATTTCAAATCATAACTTTAGTAAAAGTTATGATTTTGGAATTATTAGTTTTTATGAAAGAATGAATTTTAAAGCCATAAAACCAAGTGTTTATATAAATTTTTTTAAAAAATATCCCCAAAATCTCACTCGCATTAAAGATGAAAAATTAAAAATTCATCTAAGCCCCTACCCTGCACATTTAAAACAACTCGCCTTAAAAGCTTTTAATCTTAGTAAAGATATAAAATTAAAAGGAAATTTTTTCATATTAAATTCAGGAGTACCTACCACACTTTGTGCTTATAAACAAAACATAAAATACAAAGATTATCTAGAAGAAAGTGTAAATGGTAAAATACTCAAACGCAAAGATTTTTTTGATTTTGCATTAAAAATTTGGAATTTAGAACAAGAAAAAGCTAAAATTTATCTTGGAGAAAATAGAAAAAAATACCTCATAGCAGGCTCAATGATACTTTTTGCTTTATTTAATAAGCAAAAACTCATTGTAATTGATGATGGCGTTAGGGAAGGTGTGTGTATAGCACATTTTAAAAATATCAAATTTTAA
- a CDS encoding inorganic phosphate transporter — protein MSKDNAIAFFIFIVSVLCFFVWGYNYIPNNSMILFILASVFGIFMAFNVGGNDVANSFGTSVGAKTVTIKQALIIAAVFELSGAVFAGGEVTNTIRSGIVVLPDGVNPMVFVCVMLSALLSSGIWLFVATKKGLPVSTTHSIIGGIVGSSIAMGFVFFDQDQALSMVNWNGIYKIAMSWVVSPLLGGLVAYLIYAYIYKKILKPSEEITLVVKEIKKEKKAFKEEYFANLKNKSQEEQIKELSAIVLDDDEKRSEYKLKIKELKEKEKNIDVFSKMKFHVPLIAGIGALTIASMFLFKGLNKVSTLDIMQNLWIVSIISIFAYIVTLAVVRLMKKTQVNKTIEKIFSWFQIFTASSFAFSHGANDIANALGPFAAILDVLKNNTINPSSPVPFAVMLMFGIALVIGLWFLGKEVIQTVGSKLAEIKPTTGFSAELGASIVILLATQLGIPVSSTHILIGAILGIGVFNKDAKWAMMKPIGLAWVITLPVAGILSSVIFIIFVNTIL, from the coding sequence TTGAGTAAAGATAATGCTATTGCATTTTTTATTTTTATTGTGAGTGTTTTATGTTTTTTTGTTTGGGGGTATAATTATATTCCTAATAATTCCATGATATTGTTTATCCTTGCTAGTGTATTTGGTATTTTTATGGCCTTTAATGTTGGTGGCAATGATGTTGCAAATTCATTTGGCACTAGTGTGGGTGCCAAAACGGTTACTATAAAGCAAGCCTTGATTATAGCGGCAGTATTTGAACTAAGCGGTGCTGTGTTTGCAGGTGGAGAAGTAACAAACACCATAAGAAGTGGTATAGTAGTTTTGCCTGATGGAGTTAATCCTATGGTGTTTGTATGTGTAATGCTTTCGGCTTTACTAAGTTCAGGAATTTGGCTTTTTGTAGCAACAAAAAAAGGACTTCCAGTTTCTACTACTCATAGTATCATAGGGGGTATTGTAGGTTCAAGTATTGCTATGGGGTTTGTATTTTTTGATCAAGATCAAGCACTTTCTATGGTAAATTGGAATGGTATTTATAAAATAGCTATGAGTTGGGTTGTTTCACCTTTGCTTGGTGGGCTTGTAGCGTATTTAATTTATGCTTATATTTATAAGAAAATTTTAAAGCCATCAGAAGAAATAACTCTTGTGGTAAAAGAAATCAAAAAAGAAAAAAAGGCTTTTAAAGAAGAATATTTTGCAAATTTAAAAAATAAAAGTCAAGAAGAGCAAATTAAAGAGCTTAGTGCTATTGTTTTAGATGATGATGAAAAAAGAAGTGAATATAAACTTAAAATTAAAGAATTAAAAGAAAAAGAAAAAAATATAGATGTTTTTTCAAAAATGAAATTTCATGTTCCTTTGATAGCTGGTATAGGAGCATTGACGATTGCTTCTATGTTTTTATTTAAAGGCTTAAATAAGGTTTCAACTCTAGATATAATGCAAAATTTATGGATAGTTTCGATTATTTCTATTTTTGCTTATATTGTTACTTTGGCGGTTGTGAGATTGATGAAAAAAACTCAGGTTAATAAAACTATAGAAAAGATTTTTTCATGGTTTCAAATTTTTACTGCTTCAAGTTTTGCTTTTTCACATGGAGCTAATGATATAGCTAATGCCCTTGGGCCATTTGCTGCAATTTTAGATGTGCTTAAAAATAATACCATTAACCCCAGCTCTCCAGTGCCTTTTGCTGTGATGCTTATGTTTGGCATAGCTTTAGTTATTGGGCTTTGGTTTTTAGGTAAAGAAGTTATTCAAACTGTGGGTTCAAAACTAGCTGAAATTAAGCCAACAACAGGTTTTAGTGCTGAACTTGGTGCAAGTATTGTTATACTTTTAGCCACTCAGCTTGGAATCCCAGTAAGCTCAACTCATATTTTAATCGGTGCAATTTTAGGTATAGGGGTGTTTAATAAAGATGCTAAATGGGCTATGATGAAGCCTATTGGTCTAGCTTGGGTGATTACTTTACCTGTTGCGGGAATTCTTTCAAGTGTTATTTTTATTATCTTTGTAAATACAATCTTATGA
- a CDS encoding YkgJ family cysteine cluster protein, with amino-acid sequence MICEKDFDYSFDENACEKCGGKCCTGESGYIYASKEELEAIATFLNLSFETFKEQYLIKVGFKYSFKEAKYENGYRCIFFDTMYKKCLIYKHRPKQCRTFPFWEYFKTHKEELKKECIGVCFH; translated from the coding sequence ATGATATGTGAAAAAGATTTTGATTATTCTTTTGATGAAAATGCTTGTGAAAAATGTGGCGGTAAATGTTGCACTGGAGAAAGTGGATATATCTATGCTAGCAAAGAAGAATTAGAAGCTATTGCTACTTTTTTAAATTTAAGTTTTGAAACTTTTAAAGAGCAATATCTCATCAAAGTTGGATTTAAATATAGTTTTAAAGAAGCAAAGTATGAAAATGGCTATCGTTGTATTTTTTTTGATACAATGTATAAAAAATGTTTAATTTACAAACACAGACCAAAACAATGTAGGACTTTTCCGTTTTGGGAGTATTTTAAAACACACAAAGAGGAGTTAAAAAAAGAATGTATAGGAGTTTGCTTTCACTAA
- a CDS encoding GatB/YqeY domain-containing protein has product MSLKDQILEDIKEAMRNKDDFKRNTLRTLNASFKQIEVDERITLNDERIYKIIASEIKKRNEAALAFSKGSREDLAQKELQEVAILSTYLPKQLSDEELESELKKLIEKLQISSLKEQGILMKEAKAIFGVSVDGKRLNEMVRKLLA; this is encoded by the coding sequence ATGAGTTTAAAAGATCAAATTTTAGAAGACATCAAAGAGGCTATGCGTAATAAAGATGATTTTAAAAGAAACACTTTGAGAACACTAAATGCTAGCTTTAAACAAATAGAAGTTGATGAGAGAATTACGCTTAATGATGAAAGAATATATAAAATCATTGCAAGCGAGATTAAAAAAAGAAACGAAGCAGCACTTGCTTTTAGCAAAGGCTCTAGAGAAGATTTAGCACAAAAAGAACTCCAAGAAGTAGCTATTTTAAGTACTTATCTACCAAAACAACTTAGCGACGAGGAATTAGAAAGTGAGTTAAAAAAACTCATAGAAAAATTACAAATTAGCTCTTTAAAAGAACAAGGTATTTTGATGAAAGAAGCTAAAGCGATTTTTGGCGTGAGTGTTGATGGTAAAAGATTAAATGAAATGGTAAGAAAGCTTTTAGCATGA
- a CDS encoding HIT family protein — protein sequence MEYLYAPWRDVYFNNKDKNFCPFCHCKHELNEDEKLGVIFRTKECFGIMNKYPYSPGHFMIIPYEHLENIEDLSDKTWLEISHFVRIGVKILKENFHASGVNIGMNLGSAAGAGIAPHCHYHLIPRWQGDTNFITTIGQTRVCGSDLEKVYTTLCKAFKDYV from the coding sequence ATGGAGTATTTATACGCACCTTGGAGAGATGTTTATTTTAACAATAAAGATAAAAATTTTTGCCCTTTTTGTCATTGTAAGCATGAGCTTAATGAAGATGAAAAACTTGGGGTGATTTTTAGAACTAAAGAATGTTTTGGCATTATGAATAAATACCCTTATAGTCCAGGTCATTTTATGATTATTCCTTATGAGCATTTAGAAAATATAGAAGATTTAAGTGATAAAACATGGTTAGAAATTAGCCATTTTGTACGAATTGGAGTAAAAATTTTAAAAGAAAATTTTCATGCTAGTGGTGTTAATATAGGTATGAATTTAGGTAGTGCAGCAGGAGCTGGCATAGCGCCACATTGTCATTATCATTTAATTCCAAGATGGCAAGGAGATACAAATTTTATCACCACCATAGGGCAAACTAGGGTTTGTGGGAGTGATTTAGAAAAAGTTTATACCACTTTATGTAAAGCTTTTAAAGATTATGTATAA
- a CDS encoding filamentous hemagglutinin N-terminal domain-containing protein, whose product MLFSSSFALPSGGKFTHETSGTISKPNNNTLNISGNKQNSIIQWGGGFSIGKGESVNFGNSNFKGQQNYLNIAHGTSKSTIDGILNASGNNVFLINPNGVIITKNGTINANRFVASTSSMSDNDMKAFADLKSFDDGLSFSPVFKPSKGGNVVNMGGEINAASVVLQGNIVVSNAYADYDKNLGEHSKQISANEITLQGNEVYVDVSSINGNKLGKLNIKGSNGNNFKGSMYLNASGYYYNPNSFKVFDKYTNTNSNFNVYKYVGIGSDVDWWHFAKGWNERTWDFMLNASEYRLTNDIDFKGNQGKGVEGKDWQNYANYCIDGLGCTNMIPSISGVIFEDFDGQGYTLSNINMEIFLDENYRNIGVFGGFEASSTIKNINVDYEGGGIKIYFNAEDVGMINIGGLAGMIANAKILH is encoded by the coding sequence TTGCTCTTTTCATCTTCTTTTGCTTTACCTAGTGGAGGTAAATTTACTCATGAGACTAGTGGAACTATATCTAAACCAAACAATAATACTTTAAATATTAGTGGCAATAAACAAAACTCTATCATACAATGGGGTGGTGGTTTTAGTATAGGTAAGGGCGAAAGTGTAAACTTTGGAAATAGTAATTTCAAAGGACAACAAAACTACCTAAACATTGCTCATGGAACAAGTAAATCTACTATAGATGGTATATTAAACGCAAGTGGTAATAATGTCTTTTTAATCAACCCTAATGGAGTAATCATTACTAAAAATGGAACTATCAATGCTAATCGCTTTGTGGCTTCTACTTCATCTATGAGTGATAATGATATGAAAGCATTTGCTGATTTAAAAAGCTTTGATGATGGTTTAAGCTTTTCTCCTGTATTTAAACCATCTAAGGGTGGTAATGTAGTGAATATGGGTGGTGAAATTAATGCTGCTAGTGTTGTTTTACAAGGTAATATAGTAGTGTCTAATGCATATGCTGACTATGATAAAAATTTAGGAGAACACTCAAAACAAATTTCAGCTAATGAAATAACCTTACAAGGCAATGAAGTTTATGTTGATGTAAGTTCTATTAATGGTAATAAACTTGGCAAATTAAATATCAAGGGAAGCAATGGTAATAATTTTAAAGGTTCTATGTATTTAAATGCTAGTGGGTATTATTATAATCCTAATTCTTTTAAAGTGTTTGATAAATATACAAATACAAATAGCAACTTTAACGTATATAAATATGTAGGTATAGGCTCTGATGTAGATTGGTGGCACTTTGCTAAAGGGTGGAATGAGAGAACATGGGATTTTATGCTTAATGCTAGTGAGTATAGATTAACTAATGATATAGATTTTAAAGGTAATCAAGGTAAAGGAGTAGAAGGTAAGGACTGGCAAAACTATGCTAATTATTGTATAGATGGGCTTGGTTGTACTAATATGATACCTAGTATAAGTGGTGTTATTTTTGAAGATTTTGATGGTCAAGGGTATACACTTAGCAATATTAATATGGAAATTTTTTTAGACGAAAATTATAGAAATATTGGTGTATTCGGAGGTTTTGAAGCTAGTAGTACTATAAAAAATATTAATGTTGATTATGAAGGTGGTGGGATTAAAATATATTTTAATGCTGAAGATGTGGGTATGATTAATATTGGTGGATTAGCAGGAATGATTGCAAATGCTAAAATATTACATTAA
- a CDS encoding pyridoxine 5'-phosphate synthase translates to MLLGVNIDHIAVLREARKVNDPDLLEAAILSANLADQITIHVREDRRHTNEFDLENILKYCKCVVNLECSVDMIEYALKYKPSRVTLVPEKRQELTTEGGLNLHNEKLQKAINALKQEQIEVSLFIDPNLEDIKKSSSLNADFIELHTGLYANIYNALYTNINQTSYALPELILSKNELKKLLENELQRLKQSASLAKSLNLKVAAGHGLNYKNVKNIVDILEIEELNIGQSIVARSVFVGLEKAILQMKALIKR, encoded by the coding sequence ATGCTTTTAGGGGTTAATATCGATCATATAGCAGTTTTAAGAGAAGCTAGAAAAGTAAATGATCCTGATTTACTTGAAGCTGCTATTTTGAGTGCAAATTTAGCTGATCAAATTACTATTCATGTAAGAGAAGATCGTCGCCATACTAATGAGTTTGATTTGGAAAATATCTTAAAATATTGCAAATGCGTGGTTAATCTTGAATGTTCTGTGGATATGATAGAATATGCTTTAAAATATAAGCCTTCACGCGTTACTTTAGTACCTGAAAAAAGACAAGAGCTTACAACTGAAGGTGGTTTAAATCTTCATAATGAAAAATTACAAAAAGCTATTAATGCTTTAAAACAAGAGCAAATTGAAGTTTCTTTATTTATTGATCCAAATTTAGAAGATATTAAAAAATCATCTTCTTTGAATGCTGATTTTATAGAGCTTCACACAGGTTTGTATGCTAATATCTATAATGCTTTGTATACTAATATCAATCAAACTTCTTATGCATTGCCTGAGCTAATTTTAAGTAAAAATGAACTCAAAAAGCTTTTAGAAAATGAACTCCAAAGATTAAAACAAAGTGCAAGTTTGGCTAAGAGTTTAAATCTGAAAGTAGCTGCTGGACATGGGCTTAATTATAAAAATGTAAAAAATATTGTGGATATTTTAGAAATAGAAGAGTTAAATATAGGTCAAAGTATAGTAGCAAGATCGGTTTTTGTAGGTTTAGAAAAAGCCATATTGCAAATGAAAGCTTTGATTAAAAGATGA
- a CDS encoding tRNA1(Val) (adenine(37)-N6)-methyltransferase encodes MLKLFQHPKGYRYNNDSLLLFDFVSKYNLKGNILDIGCGCGILGLLVKQKFPNSKVFLLDIQEQNIKLSYKNAKENELEIQGICEDFLNYKSTIKFDFLISNPPFYKKNTQKSQDLHLCISRYQEFMPLDKMFAKINTLIKPNGSFFMCYEASFLDEICAYLKQFKLKLVSLQCIHTNTQTNARLVLMHIKKNSKSPCAIIPTLFMYENDVLNPKISEIYKTTGTISYDM; translated from the coding sequence ATGCTAAAACTCTTTCAACACCCAAAAGGCTATCGCTATAACAACGATAGTCTTTTGCTTTTTGACTTTGTATCTAAATATAATTTAAAAGGAAACATCCTTGATATAGGATGTGGTTGCGGAATTTTAGGACTTTTAGTAAAGCAAAAATTTCCAAATTCAAAAGTTTTTCTACTAGATATTCAAGAGCAAAATATCAAACTAAGTTATAAAAATGCCAAAGAAAATGAACTTGAAATTCAAGGTATTTGTGAAGATTTTTTAAACTATAAAAGCACTATAAAATTTGATTTTTTAATCTCTAACCCTCCATTTTATAAAAAAAATACACAAAAAAGCCAAGATTTGCATTTATGTATATCAAGATATCAAGAATTTATGCCACTTGATAAAATGTTTGCTAAAATAAATACTTTAATCAAGCCAAATGGTAGTTTTTTTATGTGTTATGAGGCAAGTTTTTTAGATGAAATTTGTGCTTATTTAAAACAATTTAAACTAAAACTAGTTTCACTTCAATGCATTCATACCAATACACAAACTAACGCAAGACTTGTTTTAATGCATATTAAAAAAAATAGCAAAAGTCCTTGTGCGATAATACCTACGCTTTTTATGTATGAAAATGATGTTTTAAATCCAAAAATTAGTGAAATTTATAAAACTACAGGAACCATAAGTTATGATATGTGA